One genomic region from Marinomonas maritima encodes:
- the nudK gene encoding GDP-mannose pyrophosphatase NudK produces MSTTDIRNIKKTLLSDSWYTLNKFSFELKDKNGQWQYQEREAYDRGNGATILLYNTEKKTVVLTRQFRLPTYVNGNHDGMLIESCAGLLDQDNPEDCIKRETQEETGFHVESVKKVFEAYMSPGSVTEMLYFFVAQYSDHMKVSDGGGLEHEQENIEVLELDFQLACSMVDSGEIKDGKTIMLLQYAKLKGLL; encoded by the coding sequence ATGAGTACGACGGACATTCGCAATATAAAAAAAACGTTGTTATCCGATAGTTGGTATACCTTAAATAAGTTTTCGTTTGAGTTGAAAGACAAAAATGGACAGTGGCAATATCAAGAGCGTGAAGCGTACGATAGAGGTAATGGTGCAACCATCTTACTCTACAACACTGAGAAAAAGACCGTAGTACTAACACGACAATTCCGATTGCCCACTTACGTAAATGGCAATCATGATGGGATGCTGATCGAATCTTGTGCGGGCTTATTGGATCAAGACAACCCAGAAGATTGTATTAAACGAGAGACACAAGAAGAAACGGGTTTTCATGTTGAGAGCGTCAAAAAAGTATTTGAAGCTTACATGTCACCCGGTTCAGTGACAGAAATGCTGTATTTTTTCGTTGCTCAATACTCTGACCATATGAAGGTGTCTGATGGTGGTGGCCTTGAACATGAACAAGAAAATATTGAGGTACTTGAATTAGATTTTCAGCTTGCTTGTTCTATGGTGGATTCTGGAGAGATTAAAGATGGGAAAACCATTATGCTGCTGCAATACGCTAAATTAAAAGGTTTGCTCTAA
- a CDS encoding DUF1801 domain-containing protein, with translation MLTNVEGKFDGYPDEVKTIMLGMRELILSVAQDNQLGTVEESLKWGEPSYYVKGGSPIRIDWKPKAPNQYYFYFNCKSTLVDTFRELYSDQFEFEGNRAIALRLNQDAPLNCLRHCIEIAMTYQKNKHLPLLGA, from the coding sequence ATGTTGACTAACGTAGAAGGCAAGTTTGATGGTTATCCTGATGAAGTGAAAACCATCATGTTAGGGATGCGGGAATTGATTTTATCCGTAGCACAAGACAATCAACTTGGTACCGTTGAAGAATCGCTAAAATGGGGTGAGCCGAGCTATTATGTTAAAGGTGGCAGTCCAATAAGAATTGATTGGAAGCCCAAAGCACCAAACCAATATTACTTTTACTTTAACTGTAAAAGTACATTAGTTGATACCTTTCGAGAACTGTATTCCGATCAGTTTGAATTCGAAGGAAACCGCGCGATTGCGTTGAGACTGAATCAAGACGCCCCGCTTAATTGCCTACGGCATTGCATTGAAATAGCAATGACATACCAGAAAAATAAACATCTCCCCTTATTAGGGGCATAA
- a CDS encoding DUF3612 domain-containing protein yields the protein MKNKNSLNRKAHFLGTKIRNLRKRNRLTMEDLSSRCIKIDAESAPSVSYLSMIERGKRIPSEDVLEVIASVFQKNVEWFLDDIPEEDAITPSKGSGGGISGMALEPNFLFSKEILQIAIPEMLSQTGTSGRQFAHLLIRAHQEHNQNHFPDLERAAEDVGLKRLPLSLDEIVAITKQMGLQIKWFRKTPLSILESMGIDESHVVTSFFDPPNTIYINQIMKSQPQRLKYNLAVHIGHTVLHDKDGMKNVLVTGRNEISPLQAQNSKMQSSGMDAQDILHAWRDFECSFFAGALLCPKVPFRHMLDRNGYEINTAQLAGVSESVAMRRMTAASPYPHWHYFDAYAPGKLKAVYRGNGIPLPWGNMSMVEDPCQHWAVFRKISEPSTGSSAQISILNVGNEPRIYACESVKVQDLAGNSHVLCSGIDLNPAINAQGKDAISIADDLKQACVAGGGSSHIPKSIKKDLMSVAKILNINWVERGIESDARLICSRGAVCPRSPSCYQQCRQS from the coding sequence ATGAAAAATAAAAATAGCCTTAATCGCAAAGCCCATTTTTTGGGCACAAAAATCCGCAACCTGCGTAAACGTAACCGTTTGACGATGGAAGACTTATCTTCAAGATGCATAAAAATCGACGCAGAATCCGCGCCGTCTGTGTCATATTTATCAATGATAGAAAGAGGAAAACGTATTCCCAGTGAAGACGTTTTGGAGGTTATTGCCAGCGTTTTTCAGAAAAATGTCGAATGGTTTTTAGATGATATTCCCGAAGAAGATGCCATTACGCCATCGAAAGGCTCTGGTGGGGGTATCAGCGGCATGGCGCTAGAACCAAACTTTTTATTCTCCAAAGAAATATTGCAAATTGCCATTCCAGAAATGCTTTCTCAAACAGGCACCAGCGGTCGACAGTTCGCCCACCTGCTAATCCGCGCCCATCAGGAACATAACCAGAACCACTTTCCCGATTTGGAGCGAGCGGCAGAAGACGTTGGTCTTAAGCGCTTGCCATTAAGTCTTGATGAGATTGTCGCCATCACCAAACAAATGGGTTTGCAGATCAAATGGTTTCGTAAAACACCTTTGTCTATTTTAGAGAGTATGGGCATTGATGAAAGCCATGTCGTGACGTCTTTCTTTGATCCACCAAACACGATTTACATTAATCAGATAATGAAATCCCAACCGCAGCGTTTGAAATACAATCTCGCGGTACACATAGGGCATACCGTGCTGCACGACAAAGACGGCATGAAAAATGTATTGGTCACAGGCCGAAATGAAATTTCGCCCCTGCAAGCCCAAAATTCAAAAATGCAATCCTCAGGAATGGACGCGCAAGATATTTTGCACGCGTGGCGAGATTTTGAATGTAGCTTTTTTGCTGGTGCGCTGCTTTGTCCAAAAGTCCCGTTCCGGCACATGCTGGATCGCAATGGTTATGAGATTAATACCGCGCAATTGGCAGGCGTATCAGAATCCGTTGCCATGCGCCGTATGACAGCCGCTTCGCCTTACCCTCATTGGCATTATTTCGACGCTTACGCACCAGGCAAACTCAAAGCCGTGTACCGAGGAAATGGCATTCCTCTACCTTGGGGAAACATGAGCATGGTGGAAGACCCTTGCCAACATTGGGCGGTATTTCGAAAAATTAGCGAACCGAGCACTGGATCGTCCGCGCAAATATCTATCCTTAATGTCGGTAACGAACCGCGCATTTACGCGTGTGAATCCGTCAAAGTGCAAGACCTTGCCGGCAACAGCCACGTACTTTGCTCTGGTATCGACCTCAACCCTGCAATAAACGCGCAGGGTAAAGACGCTATTTCTATCGCTGATGATTTAAAGCAAGCATGCGTTGCTGGCGGTGGATCTTCACACATTCCGAAAAGCATCAAAAAAGACCTGATGAGCGTGGCGAAAATCCTCAATATCAACTGGGTCGAGCGCGGCATAGAAAGCGACGCTCGGCTGATCTGCTCACGCGGCGCAGTCTGCCCAAGATCACCGAGTTGTTATCAGCAATGTAGACAAAGTTAA